The genomic DNA TCAAGTGTGCCTTCAGCCACAGCAGCAACTGTCAGCGGTGAGGACACACTTTTTTtcgtttcacacacacatacgctaCTCTTCTTCTGTTGTCCCTAAATGTAACTTCCTGTCTCCAGGAGCAGCAGCGAGTACGTGACAGCCATCATGGAGCTGAGTGACCTGATTATAGATCGTCGCTTTAAGATTTTACACCACTGGGACTGGATTTACTGGAAAACACCGCAGGGAAAACGCTTTAAACAAGCGCTGAAGATCGTGCACAGGTGTGACAGTTTGACCTTTATGTAACAGcttgtttactgtttttattatatgttattatatttcattGTCTTTTACCCAGTTGAattgtgtgcatgtgattgCTCCACACCTCTTTATGGTTTTTGCAGTTTTAccagagaagtggttcagaagCGCCGTGCCCTGATCAGCCAGCGGAGGGAGACAAAAACGGATTCTTCACCGCAGAAGAGGAAAGATTTTGTGGACATCATACTACTAACAAAGgtaggaaagaagaaaaacaaagagacaaacacgTTTATAACACTGAGTTAtaaaatgtgtgcatgttgttgtAGGACGAGGATGGACATGGCTTGACAGATGAGGAGATACAGGCGGAGGCAAATACCTTCATGTTCGCAGGTGAGACGCTTTAAAGcaacttttttcaactatttaaAATTCAGTCTCATGGCGCagcatttatttgatttgaagcATTTCATGTTAATGCAGTTATTTTGGCTTTTTGCAGCATGTATAAGGCTGAATTGAGAAATAGCATCCTTCAACTCTCATGAAATTCCATCGCTGAATTCCACAACCAAGCTGCATAATTTGACAATCAGATAAGACACTtgaaaaactaaactcaaacccctgtctctctgcaggtcatGACACTACAGCCAGTGCAATCTGCTGGACGCTGTACAATTTAGCGCGCCACGACCACTATCAGGAGAAATGccgagaggaggtgatggatcTGATGCAAGGACGAGAAGAGCAAGACATGGAGTGGTCAGAAACGCACACAACCTAGACTTTTCAAACAATGAATTTCTCATCAAAGATTCTGAGCAATCGTTGCATTACATATCCGAACAAGTCTTCAGTGCAGAGGTTGTTAAACCGAGGCAGAAATAGGGATGCATaaagcatgttttcttttctacagGGAGGATCTGTCCAACCTTCCCTTCACCACCATGTGCATCAAAGAGTCTCTGCGGCTGCATGCTCCCGTGCAGGCTGTGTCCAGGAAGTACACGCAGGACATGACCCTGCCAGGGGATCACACGGTACCAAAGGGTGAGACGGACTGACTTTTCCAATATAAATGCagatttttgtcttcatttttgttctttttttgtaatgtcTAAACCACTGCAGACATCAAAATACTTAAATTGTTAAAGCATTATTTTCAAGGGAATTCCCATTTGTGgttttttccctccctcaggTGTCATCTGTTTGGTCAGCATTTATGGAACACATCACAACTCTGCTGTTTGGACAAACCCACATGTAggaaacatcaaataaaaacatgctttcCTTCACTTTGACACGGCTTTGACTTGATTTACTTTCTTGTAGGAGTTTGATCCGCTGCGTTTCGACCCCACAAACACAGAAGGGCGAGCTTCTCACTGCTTCATCCCCTTCTCCTCAGGCCCCAGGTAGGGCGAATACGATCTTCCTAAATTGAAAACGCCCTTGCGTAAGACATGAATCTGTATCATATCTGCGTGTGACGACAGGAACTGCATTGGTCAGAAGTTCGCCCTGGCGGAGCTGCGAGTCGTCGTGGCGTTGACCTTGCTCAGGTTTCGTCTGACCTTGGGAGTGAATCCTGCACGTGGGGCCGGCTCCGGAGTCCGCCGTCTCCCCCAGCTCGTCATGCGCGCCGAGGGAGGTCTGTGGCTGCAGGTGGAGCCTCTGATAAAGAACCAAGAGGAGGAGTTGCAGGATGAATGATCCATTTGGAAGACAAAAGTCCACTGTTTCTAAAtgcatttgcagtttgttttgcaCGATGTTATTTGTCAAGACacatgattattttattcaaatgttaaaatctaaactaataaaatgtattgcagTATTGTATTGTTCATATTACTCAGCTAattgtttgtatatattttttttaaaacattctgcAGGGAGTACAAGAAAGTAAAAGAAAGTGGAACATGTGTAGGGTAGGAGGgcataaataaatgttgcattgtttaaattatttcatgCCTGTAAGTTACACtctatgtttaaaaaacaacaacaacaaattaaagaCATCTTGtgaaaacagtcaaacaaaTTACTGCATGGAAATC from Labrus mixtus chromosome 24, fLabMix1.1, whole genome shotgun sequence includes the following:
- the LOC132959778 gene encoding cytochrome P450 4F3 is translated as MSVLAQVIWTGLCQVLLVVCAGLGAVVAGLTARLLVRHAWFTHRLSCFSTPPTHSWLVGHLGQIQSTEEGLLQVDDLVETYKHSCSWFLGPFYHLVRLFHPEYVKPLLMAPASITVKDELIYGHLRPWLGQSLLLSNGGEWSRRRRLLTPAFHFDILKTYVSTFNTSANIMHDKWRHLVAAGSAKLEMFDHITLMTLDSLLKCAFSHSSNCQRSSSEYVTAIMELSDLIIDRRFKILHHWDWIYWKTPQGKRFKQALKIVHSFTREVVQKRRALISQRRETKTDSSPQKRKDFVDIILLTKDEDGHGLTDEEIQAEANTFMFAGHDTTASAICWTLYNLARHDHYQEKCREEVMDLMQGREEQDMEWEDLSNLPFTTMCIKESLRLHAPVQAVSRKYTQDMTLPGDHTVPKGVICLVSIYGTHHNSAVWTNPHEFDPLRFDPTNTEGRASHCFIPFSSGPRNCIGQKFALAELRVVVALTLLRFRLTLGVNPARGAGSGVRRLPQLVMRAEGGLWLQVEPLIKNQEEELQDE